Proteins found in one Vagococcus carniphilus genomic segment:
- a CDS encoding PIN/TRAM domain-containing protein yields MQKKIFNVVMAIVGFSLGVTLMPLVWGIFNLNSNQWLNNEVTNGLIGAIIFIIISIFTFRYVGSALKKVEKIISEQSLQDLVFGSIGVIVGLLLGALASIPLYSLKIALLNILLPALIMLTLGYFGFRVGTTKTEEWRKLLTPKPKKGVEEVLERKITDNFHKYKILDTSVIIDGRIYDVAKTGFIEGTLLIPNFVLYELQYIADSGDSLKRVRGRRGLDILNALQKEENISVEMYEGDFEDIQEVDSKLIKLAKMLDGIVVTNDYNLNKVSEFQNVPVFNINALANAIKPVVIPGETMDVLVMKDGTERQQGVAYLDDGTMVVVEDGKHFMNKRINVIVTSALQTAAGRMIFAKPSHSQTTIND; encoded by the coding sequence ATGCAGAAAAAAATCTTTAATGTTGTGATGGCTATTGTTGGATTTAGTTTGGGTGTCACGTTAATGCCTCTTGTTTGGGGAATTTTTAATTTAAATAGTAATCAGTGGTTGAATAATGAAGTAACGAACGGTTTGATTGGTGCCATTATTTTTATTATTATTTCTATTTTTACCTTTCGTTATGTGGGCAGTGCCCTTAAAAAAGTGGAAAAAATTATTAGCGAACAGAGTTTACAAGATTTAGTATTTGGTAGTATTGGTGTGATTGTCGGCTTACTTTTAGGAGCGCTAGCATCTATTCCGTTATACTCCCTAAAAATAGCTTTACTAAATATTTTATTACCAGCACTAATAATGCTGACATTAGGATATTTTGGATTTAGAGTCGGGACAACTAAAACGGAAGAATGGCGAAAATTATTAACACCTAAACCCAAAAAAGGGGTCGAAGAGGTTTTAGAAAGAAAAATCACGGATAATTTCCATAAATACAAAATACTAGATACTAGTGTCATTATTGATGGAAGAATTTATGATGTTGCTAAAACAGGATTTATTGAAGGAACCTTATTAATCCCTAATTTTGTCTTGTATGAACTGCAATATATTGCTGATTCAGGCGATAGTTTGAAGCGAGTTAGAGGACGTAGAGGGTTAGATATTTTAAATGCTCTTCAAAAAGAAGAAAACATTTCTGTTGAGATGTATGAAGGTGACTTTGAGGATATACAAGAAGTTGATAGTAAATTGATTAAATTAGCTAAAATGTTAGATGGTATCGTTGTAACAAACGACTATAACTTAAATAAAGTTAGTGAGTTTCAGAATGTTCCAGTGTTTAATATTAACGCCTTGGCTAATGCGATAAAACCAGTTGTCATCCCTGGAGAAACAATGGATGTACTCGTGATGAAAGATGGGACTGAGCGCCAGCAAGGTGTAGCTTATCTGGATGATGGAACAATGGTTGTTGTAGAAGATGGTAAGCATTTTATGAATAAGAGAATCAATGTTATTGTGACTAGCGCTCTTCAAACAGCAGCCGGTCGAATGATTTTTGCTAAACCTTCTCATTCTCAAACAACGATTAATGATTAA
- a CDS encoding KUP/HAK/KT family potassium transporter translates to MDTFKVGGALVAMGVVYGDIGTSPLYVMKAIIEGNDGLANVSTDFILGSVSLIFWTLTLLTTVKYVMIALNADNHGEGGIFSLYTLVKKSGKFLLFPAMIGGATLLADGVLTPAVTVTTAIEGLRGIPRFYDAFGNNQHVIVVITMVIIFGLFMIQRLGTQKVGTAFGPIMLGWFTFLGVMGVINFADNLSVLKALNPYYAFHLLVSSENKAGIFILGSVFLATTGAEALYSDLGHAGRKNIRVSWPYIKVCLTLNYFGQAAWLISVKDNPTFQSIEMLNPFFRMMPKSLTVVGVVFATLAAIIASQSLISGSYTLVSEAIKLRLLPRMKIVYPTDQKGQLYIPAVNTLLMIGCLSIVVTFRTSAHMESAYGLAITITMLMTTLLLLFYLLQRGVPKLLSYTIFIFFAVIESIFFISSATKFLHGGYVAVFMALVIFGIMMIWHRGNIIQERESDKVSLCDYKEQLRELSQDTELPEYQTNIVFLTTKIKGHRVGKEIMYSILDKRPKRAKVYWFVNVFVTDEPYTKEYYVDMMGTDYIVNVQLRLGFRMNQEVNVYLRQIVQELMEEGKLPKQPQKYSIMKGREVGDFAFVLIREELTRVTSLSTIDTMVMQAKLAIKKIAFDPARWFGLEYSDVIVEHVPLVIGEKKKASHLTQIQVDDFDEDDD, encoded by the coding sequence ATGGACACCTTTAAAGTTGGAGGTGCCTTAGTTGCAATGGGTGTTGTTTATGGAGATATTGGAACGAGCCCGCTTTATGTTATGAAGGCAATCATTGAAGGTAATGATGGGCTGGCCAATGTATCAACTGATTTTATTTTAGGTTCGGTATCCTTAATATTTTGGACACTAACACTACTTACAACGGTTAAGTATGTCATGATCGCGCTAAATGCGGATAATCATGGTGAGGGTGGTATTTTCTCTCTATACACGTTGGTTAAAAAATCTGGGAAGTTTTTACTGTTTCCGGCTATGATTGGTGGGGCTACATTACTAGCAGATGGGGTTCTGACACCAGCAGTAACTGTAACGACAGCCATTGAAGGTTTAAGAGGTATTCCGAGGTTTTATGATGCATTTGGTAATAATCAACATGTTATTGTTGTCATTACGATGGTTATTATTTTTGGGTTGTTTATGATTCAACGATTAGGAACACAAAAGGTAGGAACTGCTTTTGGACCAATCATGCTAGGTTGGTTTACTTTTTTAGGTGTTATGGGTGTCATTAATTTCGCTGATAATTTGAGTGTGCTAAAAGCATTGAATCCTTACTACGCTTTTCATTTGTTGGTATCAAGTGAAAATAAAGCGGGTATTTTTATTTTAGGTAGTGTCTTTCTAGCGACAACTGGAGCAGAAGCTCTTTATTCAGATTTAGGACATGCTGGAAGAAAAAATATTCGTGTTAGCTGGCCTTACATCAAAGTTTGTTTAACTCTAAATTATTTCGGACAAGCAGCTTGGCTGATTAGTGTCAAAGATAATCCAACATTTCAAAGTATTGAAATGTTAAATCCATTCTTTAGAATGATGCCTAAGTCACTCACAGTTGTTGGGGTTGTATTTGCGACGTTAGCTGCGATTATTGCGTCTCAATCTTTGATATCAGGTTCTTATACACTTGTATCAGAGGCAATAAAATTACGTTTGTTACCAAGAATGAAGATTGTTTATCCAACAGATCAAAAGGGTCAGCTTTATATTCCAGCTGTTAATACCTTGCTTATGATTGGTTGTTTAAGTATCGTCGTAACATTTAGAACGTCTGCTCATATGGAATCAGCTTATGGATTAGCGATTACGATTACTATGTTGATGACTACTTTATTATTACTATTCTACTTGTTACAACGAGGAGTACCAAAACTCTTATCGTACACAATCTTTATTTTCTTTGCAGTTATTGAAAGTATTTTCTTTATTTCAAGTGCTACTAAATTCTTGCATGGTGGTTATGTGGCTGTATTTATGGCGTTAGTTATTTTTGGTATCATGATGATTTGGCATCGTGGTAATATCATTCAAGAAAGAGAATCTGATAAAGTTTCTTTATGTGATTACAAAGAACAACTAAGAGAATTAAGTCAAGATACTGAATTGCCTGAATATCAAACGAACATTGTCTTTTTAACAACTAAAATTAAAGGTCATCGAGTTGGAAAAGAAATTATGTATTCTATTTTAGATAAACGACCAAAACGGGCGAAAGTTTATTGGTTCGTGAATGTGTTTGTAACAGATGAACCTTATACTAAAGAATACTATGTTGATATGATGGGAACAGATTATATCGTAAATGTTCAACTTCGTTTAGGTTTTAGAATGAACCAAGAAGTGAATGTTTACTTAAGACAAATTGTCCAAGAGTTAATGGAAGAAGGTAAGTTACCAAAACAACCTCAGAAATACTCTATTATGAAAGGACGCGAAGTCGGAGATTTTGCTTTTGTTTTAATTAGAGAAGAATTAACAAGGGTTACATCATTAAGTACAATTGACACGATGGTAATGCAAGCAAAATTAGCTATCAAGAAAATTGCATTTGATCCAGCTAGATGGTTTGGATTAGAATACAGCGATGTAATTGTTGAACATGTACCGCTTGTTATTGGTGAGAAGAAAAAAGCGAGTCATTTAACTCAAATTCAAGTAGATGATTTTGATGAAGATGATGACTAA
- a CDS encoding dUTP diphosphatase has protein sequence MAKIRGFEKVTTFEEINLPKRATKAAAGYDFEAASDVIIPSIWKSGIATALKVALKKEEIFLDEEMIKQVKPVLVPTGVKAYMGEEEFLQLCNRSSNPLKNFLLLGNGVGVIDSDYYNNENNEGHIMFQFLNFGLRDVTIKKGERVGQGIFLPFLKADEDSATTERQGGFGSSGK, from the coding sequence GTGGCAAAAATTCGAGGATTTGAAAAAGTAACAACATTTGAGGAAATTAATTTACCAAAGCGAGCTACTAAAGCAGCTGCAGGTTATGACTTTGAAGCAGCAAGTGATGTTATTATTCCCTCTATTTGGAAATCAGGTATTGCAACAGCTCTTAAAGTAGCTTTAAAGAAAGAAGAAATTTTTTTAGATGAAGAGATGATTAAGCAAGTGAAACCAGTTTTAGTTCCTACTGGAGTGAAAGCTTATATGGGAGAAGAGGAATTCTTACAGTTATGTAATCGTTCAAGTAATCCATTAAAGAACTTTTTACTTTTAGGAAATGGGGTTGGAGTGATTGATAGTGACTACTATAATAATGAAAACAATGAAGGTCATATCATGTTTCAATTTTTAAATTTTGGTTTGAGAGATGTGACGATTAAAAAAGGAGAACGAGTAGGTCAAGGGATCTTTTTACCTTTCTTAAAAGCCGATGAGGATAGTGCTACAACTGAGAGACAGGGCGGTTTTGGTTCTTCAGGTAAATAA
- the radA gene encoding DNA repair protein RadA produces MAKKKKNEFVCQSCGYISPKYLGRCPNCGEWNTLVEEIIQEKPTRHSRVSLTGETTKPEKLDKIVFKKETRVKTELDELNRVLGGGVVPGSMVLIGGDPGIGKSTLLLQVSQQLSKIDDNVLYVSGEESAQQIKMRAERLSETDNHFYVYGETDMDLIKQTIEQLRPNYVVIDSIQTMIHPDITSAAGSVSQVRETTAELMQIAKTNQITIFIVGHVTKEGSLAGPRMLEHMVDTVLYFEGDRHHTFRILRAVKNRFGSTNEIGIFEMRQEGLVEVKNPSEAFLEERLDGATGSAIVCSMEGTRPILAEIQALITPSVFGNANRTASGLDRHRLSLIMAVLEKRAGLLLQNQDAYLKAAGGVKLDEPAIDLAIAVSIASSYNDKGTSPHECFVGEIGLTGEVRRVNRIDQRVSEAKKLGFKKIYVPKNNLQGWKVPTGIEVVGVSTVSETLRQVFK; encoded by the coding sequence GTGGCAAAAAAAAAGAAAAATGAGTTTGTTTGTCAATCATGTGGTTATATTTCGCCGAAGTATCTAGGAAGATGTCCAAATTGTGGTGAATGGAATACGCTTGTAGAAGAAATTATACAAGAAAAACCAACAAGACATAGCCGAGTAAGCTTAACAGGTGAAACAACGAAACCAGAAAAATTAGACAAAATTGTATTTAAAAAAGAAACGCGAGTTAAAACAGAATTAGATGAATTAAATCGAGTTCTAGGTGGTGGCGTTGTTCCTGGTTCCATGGTTTTAATTGGTGGAGATCCAGGTATTGGTAAGTCTACTTTACTTTTACAAGTTTCGCAGCAATTAAGTAAGATTGATGACAATGTACTTTACGTATCAGGAGAAGAAAGTGCTCAGCAAATAAAAATGAGAGCTGAACGTTTGAGTGAAACAGATAATCATTTTTATGTGTATGGTGAGACAGATATGGATTTGATTAAGCAAACCATAGAACAGCTTCGTCCTAATTATGTCGTAATCGACTCTATTCAAACGATGATTCACCCAGATATTACGAGTGCAGCAGGTAGTGTCAGTCAGGTTCGAGAAACTACGGCAGAATTAATGCAAATTGCCAAAACAAATCAGATTACTATTTTTATTGTAGGTCACGTGACTAAAGAAGGTTCTTTAGCAGGGCCTAGAATGCTAGAACACATGGTGGATACAGTTCTTTATTTTGAAGGAGATCGACATCATACGTTTAGAATTTTGAGAGCAGTAAAAAATAGGTTTGGCTCAACTAATGAAATAGGTATTTTCGAGATGAGACAAGAAGGATTAGTAGAAGTTAAAAATCCATCTGAAGCCTTTTTAGAAGAACGATTAGACGGGGCAACGGGCTCTGCTATTGTTTGTTCAATGGAAGGAACGAGACCAATTTTAGCAGAAATTCAAGCTCTGATTACACCATCAGTGTTTGGAAATGCTAATAGAACGGCTTCGGGATTAGATCGTCATCGTTTATCACTGATTATGGCTGTTTTAGAAAAAAGAGCAGGTTTACTCCTTCAAAATCAGGATGCGTATTTGAAAGCAGCTGGTGGAGTTAAGTTAGATGAACCGGCAATTGATTTAGCAATTGCTGTGAGTATTGCATCTAGTTATAATGACAAAGGAACCTCACCTCATGAGTGTTTTGTCGGTGAGATTGGTTTAACAGGTGAAGTTAGACGTGTGAACCGAATTGATCAACGTGTATCAGAGGCTAAAAAACTTGGCTTTAAAAAAATATATGTTCCTAAGAATAATTTGCAAGGTTGGAAAGTTCCAACTGGTATTGAAGTCGTGGGTGTTTCGACAGTCTCTGAAACTTTAAGGCAAGTATTCAAATAG
- the epsC gene encoding serine O-acetyltransferase EpsC — translation MGIREDIKNVREHDPAAKSNLEVFFTYPGLHAIWAHRVSHFLYNRKCYFLARCHSQFWRFITGVEIHPGAQIGKRLFIDHGMGIVIGETTIIEDDVMLFHGVTLGGTGNHCGKRHPTIRKGAMISAQAQILGPVEIGENVKIGASSVVLKDIPKNTTAVGIPAKVVKINKE, via the coding sequence ATGGGAATTAGAGAAGATATAAAAAATGTTAGAGAGCACGATCCAGCAGCTAAGTCCAATCTAGAAGTTTTTTTTACTTATCCAGGACTTCACGCTATCTGGGCACATCGCGTTTCTCACTTTTTATATAATCGTAAATGTTACTTTTTGGCACGATGTCATTCTCAATTTTGGCGATTTATAACAGGTGTTGAAATCCATCCAGGAGCTCAAATTGGTAAACGTTTATTTATTGATCATGGCATGGGAATTGTTATTGGTGAAACGACAATTATTGAAGATGATGTGATGTTATTTCACGGTGTGACACTAGGTGGGACGGGTAATCATTGTGGTAAAAGACATCCAACTATTAGAAAAGGTGCGATGATTTCGGCTCAAGCTCAAATTTTAGGACCTGTTGAAATTGGAGAAAACGTAAAAATAGGCGCATCTTCAGTTGTTTTAAAAGATATCCCGAAAAATACGACAGCTGTAGGAATCCCTGCAAAAGTTGTTAAGATAAATAAAGAATAG
- the gltX gene encoding glutamate--tRNA ligase, which translates to MTKKVRVRYAPSPTGHLHIGNARTALFNYLYARHHDGEFIIRIEDTDQKRNIEDGEKSQLENLEWLNIDWDESPAKPGQYGPYRQSERKDIYLPLVDQLLASNLAYKCYCTEEELEEEREAQRARGEIPRYNGKCANLSAQEQAQKEAEGITPVVRFRVPKNKSYSFEDMVKGNITFESDSVGGDFVILKRDGMPTYNFAVAVDDYMMKISHVLRGDDHIANTPKQLMIYEAFGWEAPEFGHMTLIINSETGKKLSKRDETILQFIEQYRDLGYQPEAMFNFISLLGWSPVGEDEIFSQEEFIKIFDADRLGKSPAAFDNKKLEWISNQYMKQIERKEMAQLALPYLQEAKLVEENLTDEKLAWVEELVSLYQPQMSYAAEIVELSNLFFNDTLSLNEEAKEVLAGETVPQVLEAFSKQIADLEEFDVASIKASIKAVQKETGVKGKNLFMPIRVAVSGQMHGPELAETIMLLGKEKVLDHIKQATN; encoded by the coding sequence ATGACAAAAAAAGTTCGTGTAAGATACGCACCAAGCCCAACTGGACATTTACATATTGGGAACGCAAGAACAGCATTATTTAACTATTTATACGCAAGACATCACGATGGAGAATTTATTATCCGTATTGAAGATACGGATCAAAAACGTAACATTGAAGATGGCGAGAAAAGTCAGTTAGAGAACTTAGAATGGTTGAATATCGACTGGGATGAGTCTCCTGCTAAACCAGGTCAATACGGCCCTTATCGTCAATCTGAAAGAAAAGATATTTACTTACCACTTGTAGATCAATTATTAGCAAGTAACTTAGCGTACAAATGTTATTGTACAGAAGAAGAATTAGAAGAAGAGCGTGAAGCACAAAGAGCAAGAGGAGAAATCCCTCGTTATAATGGAAAGTGTGCTAACCTTTCAGCTCAAGAGCAAGCGCAAAAAGAAGCAGAAGGCATCACACCAGTGGTTCGTTTCCGCGTGCCTAAAAATAAATCATATAGCTTTGAAGACATGGTTAAAGGAAACATTACCTTTGAATCAGACAGTGTCGGTGGCGATTTCGTTATTTTAAAACGTGACGGTATGCCAACATATAACTTTGCTGTAGCAGTGGATGATTACATGATGAAAATCTCTCATGTTTTACGTGGTGATGATCATATTGCTAATACGCCAAAACAATTAATGATTTATGAAGCATTCGGCTGGGAAGCACCAGAATTTGGTCATATGACTTTAATCATTAATTCAGAAACAGGTAAAAAACTAAGTAAACGTGATGAAACAATCCTACAATTTATCGAGCAATATCGTGATTTAGGTTACCAACCAGAAGCGATGTTTAACTTTATCAGCCTTTTAGGTTGGTCACCAGTTGGAGAAGATGAAATTTTCTCTCAAGAAGAATTCATTAAAATTTTCGACGCAGATCGCTTAGGTAAATCACCAGCAGCCTTTGATAATAAAAAACTTGAGTGGATTAGTAATCAATACATGAAACAAATCGAAAGAAAAGAAATGGCTCAGTTAGCTTTACCTTACTTACAAGAAGCTAAATTAGTTGAAGAAAACTTAACGGATGAAAAATTAGCTTGGGTAGAAGAGTTAGTTTCATTGTATCAACCACAAATGAGTTATGCTGCCGAGATAGTTGAATTGTCAAATCTTTTCTTTAATGATACATTATCATTAAATGAAGAAGCTAAAGAAGTTTTAGCTGGAGAAACAGTACCTCAAGTATTAGAAGCTTTCTCTAAACAAATAGCAGATTTAGAAGAATTTGATGTAGCATCTATTAAAGCATCTATTAAGGCTGTTCAAAAAGAAACTGGCGTAAAAGGTAAAAATTTATTTATGCCGATTCGTGTTGCTGTTAGTGGCCAAATGCATGGTCCAGAATTAGCAGAAACAATTATGTTATTAGGTAAAGAAAAAGTATTAGACCATATTAAACAAGCAACAAACTAA